The Chloroflexus aggregans DSM 9485 genome segment CGGTAAGACAACCACCACGAAAACAGGCAGTATACATGCCAAAATAACGACCGTACTCTTGCACAAGAACATCGGCTGCCAGCTTTGATGCTCCGAAAAGACTGTGAAGGCTTTGATCAATCGGCATATCTTCACTGATACCGTTCGCATAAGGATGGGAAGAATCGATTTCCCAACGCAATTCATACTCGACCAGAGGCAGTCGGTTTGGTGTATCACCGTAGACCTTGTTTGTCGACAGAAAGATAAACACTGCCGCTGGAGCATAACGACGGGTTGCTTCCAACAGATAAAGCGTACCGGTGGCATTAACCGAGAAATCAGTAATCGGTTCACGTGCTGCCCAATCGTGACTTGGTTGGGCAGCAGTATGGATGACCAAGCGAATATGGTTACCGTAATGGGCAAAAATACGCTCAATGGCTTCACGATCGCGAATATCGACTTCGTAATGTTTGTATTGCCTAACTTCGCTCTCCAGTCGTTGTCGATTCCATTGTGTTGATGCCTCATCACCAAAGAAATAGCGGCGCATATCATTATCAATACCGACGATATCCATACCCTGATTGGCAAAGTATGTAACCGCTTCCGATCCGATCAAGCCGGCCGACCCGGTAATAATAGCAACACTCATAGTCCATCCTCATGATCTAGTATGCACCGACCGTCTCATCATAACAGTTTTTTGGTACAAGTGCAAGAGCTGTTGATAGTTTTGCTCACTAGTAAAATATTTTCATAGGTCATGCGAGTATTGAACCTGATCGCTGCACAAAGTTGTAGGTTGCTTAGAAGATTTTTCCGATAATAATCGATCTACAAGTAATGCAAAGTTTTCTCCATCTTTGACCACTCCTGGATCGTCAGTAAGAACATTTGGTTTTGCTACAATTGTATGCGATGGAAATCTAGATTTTTAGTAAATGAGATAAGAACTAAATATCTATCAACAACTCGCTGCTAAATGTATAACCTTACAATGTCGCGACAATACCTATCTCTAAGAAACCACTATTAGATAAAACATTGTATTAATTACGTGATTTTTTGTTAAATAAAAAACAGATGGCTTGGTGACCATATCTTCTAAATACAACCTCGGCTTGAAAGCAATGATCTTTGTCATCAGAACGCCAGTAATATGTATAAAATCGTATATTCTTTATCCCACAAACCTCGTGCTATTCAATCGAAACAATGAATATATTGAGTTATTGATAGATTTTACTGTATTTATAGGCTGCATTATAACAGTAAATCAAAATAACGTCAAGTTTTGTTTATTACCAGCTTAGATGGAAGCTAAGTTAATATTTACTTCTCTGATAATGCAATCCAGTCAATTTCGAGTTCGCTGTTCTGATCGAAGCGTACAGCTATTAACATCATATGGAGACGTGCGCCATCCACAGGTATGTGCCAGTATTGCCAGTCCGAGCTAGTGTCAAGAAAATGTCTTTCGAATGGTTTATTGTCTACGTACACCTCCGCCGTGACAAGGCCGGTGCCTGCACTATGCTTGCTACGCAGTTTGATAACTAAATGTCTAGATTCGGATATGTTGATATTTAGGCCACCCAGGACTATAGCGGTATGATTCCCTAACTCTAACATTCCATTACTCGTTCTGAAGTATGCATTGCTCGTGTCAAGACCACACCAAGGGCAAATTTGAATGCCATACTCGCTAGTAAAGCTTTTAATTATGTACCAATCTGATTGTGTATCCTGATCAATATGTTGTTCCATCTGATATTCGATGAGGGCCTTTACGCTAGAGGCAACTTCGTAGTTCTGTTCGTGCTCCAATGTTGCTAAAACGGTCGTGAAATCCTTTGGAGATAATCTTGCTTTTTTCCAAGCAGCTAAAGCAATTGCATGGCAGTTTAGTATGGTACACGGATGACCGTTTGTAAGTTTAAGTTCAGATAAAGCGACGTTGTTATCGTTCCTTTCGACACTTAATTCTACTGTAACTTGTATCGATTGACCTGACCACTGGCTTAAATCTACGACATGATTTATCCAAACCATCGTCTCCTGCACCGGCTTGCTCGCTATCAGCTCATTATTCACGTACACATTTACAATTATAGAGTCGCTGAGAGTTACTGTTTTAAACGTTAACCACTGATGTGATAACGGAACTTCTAAATGGAAAGTAACTTCCTTGTTGAGATAAGCCGGATAGTTTCCTAGAAGTGATGGATACCACCAATGTGACAATGATGGTATTTTTTCAGGAAGTAGCCATCTAACAGTTGAATCGTTTGTCAGTGTGGGTGCTAAGATCTGTATGGCGCTCTTCGCAGAGGAAGTGTCCAGTGTGTAGTAGGCGACGCCGAGCTCATTCCAGAGCAGTAGACTATCTGGTGATATAGCTGTAGCTGCTGAAAGTGTACTTATCGAAGATTCTATATTTCCTCCAAGCGCCTCGGCAAATGCCTTTGCGCGAAGGAACTCCGGATGCGAGAAGTCTATCTGATTAAGAATGATTAATACCTCTCCCAGCTTTTGTTTTGCTAGGAGATTTGAGAGTGGATACCAACTAGTATAATCATAGCTTCTATGCTCAATAGCAATAGCTTGTTCCATTAGCCGCATTGCGTAATAATAGTTATAGTAATTCCTTATCTGTTTGTATAATATCACTATAGCGAGTAGAGTAGCAGATAATAGGATACTTATTAGAATAAGCTTTCGTATATCTGTAATAACTGCACGTAATATGTTTGCGAAGGATGGATTAATTTTTCGCTTTCCCAGCACCGTAGTCTCCTATTTCTGTCTCTCTTCCCAATGATAAAGACTCCCTGAATCACCTGATCAAAAAGTGATACCGCAGTTCGGTCCTGCTACATAAGGCAAACCACTGGTATTATGATAATTGGTGTACCAAGTGAGATACATTCAATCGCAGAAAAGAAATGTTAGAGCCTCGTAAATATAGATGAGATAATAGTACAGAACGCTCTCTACACATATGTTACATATGTTCAAACCTTTTTCTGATAATCGTTGACCGATGTATAGAAAATAATTTTTCTCGTTCAATTGTTTTTCTCGTTCAATTGGTATGTGGTTCAGATTGGATCTCGCAGGAAAGGATTACCACGCCAATGGACCGATGGTTCGCGTAGGTCCACGATGGTAGTAAGTATGCGTATAGTCGTAGAATACGGTGCCAGACCCAAAAGACCACGCTTGATGAGCTTGTCAAGCCTTGTCCAGCTCATGCTGGTGCTACCGCTATTGGAAGCTCTAAACCGCGACCGAACGATGCTCATCCATCAGGGCTGAGAGTAGTATTATGTTCTATCGCAGCAGGTTGTGATAACTCATTCTTACTTGCTAAAGTACTCTGCTTACATTCAAAATATATTAGTTTGAGCAACACCAGTCCGGGAAACCAAGCTTGCGGTACTTCCCAGTAGACCTCGCCCAAACCTAGGAAGAAGAAGAATAAAATACCCCACGTCAATATAAGTTTTTCTGTTGGAAAAGAGTGTACTGCTCGGTTTACTTTGTTCAGTATTATCAGTAATAATAGTATTGCAACTATGACACCCAAGTAGCCCCACTCTGAAAATACTGCAATCCAAGATGAGTGAGGTGCTGCGGTCGAACTTCTACCAAAAGCCGGATTTTCTATTTGCTTGATTTTTAGGGGAAGTAGATACTTTTTCTGTGCTTGGCTGGTTATCTCTGAAGGTTTACTTTTCCATTGACCACCAAAATATAGACCAGTGCTTATTAGCCCGGCTCGACTTGCAAATTGACCCGGGCCGAGCCCAAATAAACTGAAAAAACTGTACTCCTTAGGTAGTTCCCGGATGATAACTTCCATAATACCCGTTCGAGGTGTGTTTTTTGATAGATATCTAGCTGATAACAAATATTGAGTATTTCGAGGTTGGGCAGACAGTAGAAGAGATGTTGCAACTGCAAATATTACTATTACAATGGTTACATTTTTACCAAATCGTATGATCATCTTTTGTGGTTTTATTTTTACTGTAGTTATGAACCAGCTTATGATCAGGGTTACTACGAATATAGCTATAATGTGAATAGTTGAAGCTAGTACGAGGCTGGACAGTCCAACGAGATATATAATATATTTTAGTAGGTTTCTTCTTTCTGTTACATCTTTCCACAAAAGAATAAGAAGTAACGAAATACCTATCGAAAACATCGGATTAGAAAAAGACAACTCAGGACTCAAGTCGGGATGAAAAGTTCCTTCGACGAAGTCTCCCACGCTAAGATCTGTACTTCCTACTTGAATAAAGCCATATAAAAGTTGAATTATTCCCAGAATTGATTCAATAAACAAAATCATCCATGCAAAGATAAATAGTTTCTTGCGGATAATGGTGTATTGAATAGATTTTTTATATGGAAATATAATCAATATCATTAATCCTGACCAAGTTGCAAAGGATATAAAGGAATTGATAATTTGGAAGTTGGGATTAATCATGGTATAGAAGACGGTTTGAAATATCCAAGCTATTGTTAGAAATATGAATAGTGCCAGAAAATTCCATTGAGGTATTAAAAACGATGTTGCAAGTAAGAAAAGGAACGGTGCGAGATAACCTAATGCGTTACTTGGTGACCAAGACAAAACAGCTACTGCGATATATATCCAGTATAGCATGCGGGTGTTTCTGTTCATAGCCATGACTGTAGCGAGGTCGTCCTTTCTAACGACATATCCTAATCGTAGATCAAGTTGATCTACCAAAATTGTAGCTAGGGTTTGTCAGTAGTAATTGTTGCTAAATCATAAGTATCCTTGGAAATTTGTCAAGTAGATTCATTTCGTTGAGAATAGTTGACGATGCTCTGATCGTATAAATAAACTTGGGATGTACGGTTCAAGTATAGGTTCGAAGCCGTACTGTTGCGGATAACTGGTAAAGCGCCGGATCGTCTCGCTGGAAGATACACTACCGATAATAACGATGTCGGCTTCGTCAAGGAGATCCATGAATTCATTACCGTTTTCATGGTATGCTATTATCTTTTTGAACGTTGGGATATAAAGTCCAGCGATGTCAAGTGGTACTAAAACTGTTAATTGAGCCTGTTGCACAGAGTTTAGCGTATTCAAGAAGCGTAGTGCCGGCGTTTGCCATTGATTGTTGGTACTCCACCATGGCATTGGAGTTAGCAAGAACATTAATGAAACTGTTAATACTAATTCAGGTAGTCTCGGTGGTGTTAGTGGTTGATTAGCGGTATACACAACTATAACAAAGAAAAGCAGAGGAAGTATAAGTAAAAGTAAATAGTGAGGCCTTGGATAGATGGATATTATCGATATAAAGACTAGTAATGTACAAATAATTATCCATACTCGCAAGCGGTTGTGCTCTTTGCGAAAAAGTAGTTCGCTAATTGAGCGACGAATGAGATGAAGGGTCATCAGAAATACTCCCAGTGCTGTGAAGAGAACTACCCACAAGAAGAGTTTGTCTATTCGATCAGCGGTGGCGGAGTAGTGAACGACACCTACAGGTAATAGCGTTGCAATACCGTACAATCGGATGACATTCTGTACCATATGACGTAGAATTAACATCGGGTTGGCCAAAAAAGCTTCCCAAACGGTATCTACGTCGTCGCCAAAAGCAGTCTGCATAATATATGGGAAATCGTTCCAAGGATCGAGCTGACTGTTGTTCCATGTTATCCAGCTTGTTGCAAAGTGTTGAGAGAATGCAACGAAACTACGCTCGCCTGTCATTGGAACCCCTTGCCAAATCAGGAGTGCTAGTTGCACGAAGCCAGTTATGATCATTGTTAGCCATGGCAATAGCTGTTTTTGGCGATAATCACGGATGAGATCAATCAGAACGACACCTAATCCAGCAACGTAGGAAAGAAACAATTCCGGTCGAACATAGCTAGCTGCCAGCAAGCCGGTAGCGATAGCCAAGCTGCTCCGACTCCGTGATCGTAACAGACTAATCGCGGAGAGACTTAGCAACACTATGAAGAGCGCAAGGTGTGATACTCGCGGCCATGTCGATACGTTGATCGACGAGATGAGTAATAACCATGCTGCGACAGCACTAACCAGTGGTGTAACTCGATTAAGTCGGCAGATCAAGTAAAATGCGAGAACCGGTAAGAGAGTGGTCATGCGCCAGTTCAAATAGTAGAGGTCGATGCGATCGGGCGTAGTCCACCAGAGCAGCCAATACCATAGGCCATACAGCGGGCCGTAGTCGGCGGGGGTGGTTTGCGTGATTCCTGAATAGAGGTAGAGTGTCTCATCGGCAGCAGTGTCTACTTCCAAACTTGATTCTATTCCCATGCATAATTTGAACCAAGCCATTATTAAGAAGCAAATAATTGCTGCGTCAATAAAGAGCTTTTTGCCTCGCATTGATTGAGAGGTGTGCATTTTTCTCCGGTTTGTTTTGAGGTTTGACATGGTGCTTCTTCATCGATAACGATAAATGCGCAAGATGGGTGGAACCGTCTTGAGTTGTTGGTTCAATTGGTTACATGATACTACGATTCTGAAGCTACAAGGAACTGGTCATAGCATCTTGACGGATACCATGCTTTCGGCTAGGATCGAACTAATCTGATGACATGCACGACGTTCACGGTGAACGTCACCCAGCGATTTGAGGCAGGCATGGGCGTAGCGCTCAATCCAACGATCTTTCGCGCGTATGACATTCGCGGGATCGTCGAGGTGGATCTCGACGAAGGGATTTATGAGTTGCTTGGGCGGGCGGCGGGCACCCTGTTTCGCAACGAAGGTCGCCGGCGGATGGTGGTAGCGCGTGATGCGCGGCTGAGTTCGCCTCGCTTTCAGGCGGCGTTGATGGAGGGGTTGCGCGCCACCGGGATGGACGTGCTCGATATTGGTATGGTGGCGACGCCGGTGATGTATTTTGCGGTCGAGGCATTGGGTGCCGATGCCGGGGCGATTGTGTCGGCCAGCCATAACCCGCCGGAATTCAACGGTCTGAAGCTGCGCCGCGCCGAGCCGTGCTTCGGTTCCGAGCCGCTACCTTCGGAGGCGATTCAAGCGGTGGGAACGATTGCCGCCAGCGGTCATTTTGCGCAGGGCGCTGGCCATTACGAGCAGGTTGACATTGGCCCGGCCTATATCGAGTCGGCCCGGCGCTGGATCGATTTCGGCCACCGCCGTCCGCGTGTGGTGCTCGACGGCGGCAATGGCGTGGCCGGCCCGTTGGCCGTTGCAATGTACGAAGCGCTTGGAATCGAGGTTATTCCGCTGTTTATTGAGCCGGACGGCACCTTCCCCAACCACCATCCCGATCCGTTGAAGGTTGAAAACTTGCGCGATTTGCAAGCGGCGGTGCGCGAGTATCGCGCTGATCTCGGCATTGGCCTTGATGGCGATGGTGACCGGCTGGGGGTGGTGGATGAGACCGGTGAAGTGGTATTCGCCGATCGCTATCTGATTGCACTCGCCAAGGCGATGCTGGTCAAACGGAAGGGGCCGGTGGTCTTTGACGTGAAGTGTAGCGCCGTCTTGCCACAGGCTATCCGCGAGTTGGGCGGCGAGCCGGTGATGTGGAAGACCGGCTACACCAGCTTGTCGGCGAAGATGCGTGAAGTGGACGCGGTGTTGGGCGGTGAGTTGAGTGGTCATACCATCTTTCCCTTCCCCGGACGGTATTTTGATGACGGTGCGTTTGCGGGGGCGATGCTACTGTATGCCCTCGGCGAGTTGGGGCAGACGCTGCGCGAGGTGTTGGCCCCGTAT includes the following:
- a CDS encoding NAD-dependent epimerase/dehydratase family protein, with amino-acid sequence MSVAIITGSAGLIGSEAVTYFANQGMDIVGIDNDMRRYFFGDEASTQWNRQRLESEVRQYKHYEVDIRDREAIERIFAHYGNHIRLVIHTAAQPSHDWAAREPITDFSVNATGTLYLLEATRRYAPAAVFIFLSTNKVYGDTPNRLPLVEYELRWEIDSSHPYANGISEDMPIDQSLHSLFGASKLAADVLVQEYGRYFGMYTACFRGGCLTGPNHAGVQLHGFLAYLMRCTMTGTPYTVFGYKGKQVRDNIHSADLIRAFDAFFRKPRIAEVYNIGGGRASNCSILEAIQLCESITGKPLTWRYSDNNRIGDHMWWISNLGRFQEHYPEWRVQYTIPDILQEIFEANRDRWC
- a CDS encoding phosphomannomutase/phosphoglucomutase; protein product: MTCTTFTVNVTQRFEAGMGVALNPTIFRAYDIRGIVEVDLDEGIYELLGRAAGTLFRNEGRRRMVVARDARLSSPRFQAALMEGLRATGMDVLDIGMVATPVMYFAVEALGADAGAIVSASHNPPEFNGLKLRRAEPCFGSEPLPSEAIQAVGTIAASGHFAQGAGHYEQVDIGPAYIESARRWIDFGHRRPRVVLDGGNGVAGPLAVAMYEALGIEVIPLFIEPDGTFPNHHPDPLKVENLRDLQAAVREYRADLGIGLDGDGDRLGVVDETGEVVFADRYLIALAKAMLVKRKGPVVFDVKCSAVLPQAIRELGGEPVMWKTGYTSLSAKMREVDAVLGGELSGHTIFPFPGRYFDDGAFAGAMLLYALGELGQTLREVLAPYPVLPSIDEGRIPFPEERKFAVIDFLRERFAGKYPLIDIDGVRVDFGDGWGLVRASNTEPAITTRFEAQTWERVSAIRDEMLSVVEEFRTQA